In Luteitalea sp. TBR-22, one genomic interval encodes:
- a CDS encoding arylsulfatase: protein MTRSTRWYLGLALCAVSACAAPPAPQGPAASSTPAAGSALDRTTLPIADPAYPASSVLEASKATPPARFEVKAPKDAPNVVVVLLDDFGFGQSSTFGGAIEMPNLDRLAGDGLRYNNFHVAALCSPTRVALQTGRNHHSANAGAVMDIATAFPGNTGNRPNSITPLAEILRLNGYSTGAFGKYHETAPWEVSPSGPTDRWPTRSGFDKFYGFIGGETNQWAPTLYDGLTRIEAPADPNYHFMTDMTTQAISWVRQQQGLTPDRPFFLYFAPGATHAPHHVPASYIRKYKGRFDKGWDAYREETLARQKKLGVVPENTQLAPKPAAIKDWNALTPDEQRLFARQMEVFAGFGEQTDAEIGRLIAAIDELGETDNTLVVYIVGDNGASPEGGLGGVVNEMAFFNAVPETLGEQLKMIDQLGGPNTYAHYAAGWAIAGNTPFQYGKQVASTFGGNQNPMVIKWPKRITDKGGVRSQFHHVIDIAPTILEAAGLPQPTRVNGIAQRPMEGTSLLYTFADAKAPSTHTTQYFEIGGNRGIYHDGWFAGTVHRAPWEQKPRAPLADDKWELYRVTEDFSASRDLAASNPARLKELQALFLTEAAKYQVLPIDDRSVERMDPAVAGRPDLMGGRTSLTLYPGAVAMAENAFINVKNRSHSITATIDVAGGKGDGVILAQGGRFSGWSLYVKDGRPMYAYNWLGREIYRVAGTERLPAGPATIRYDFAYDGGGRGKGGTGTLTVNGKKVGEGRIEKTIPNTFSPDEGATVGVDDETVVTDDYKPITNRFTGTLRKIVVEVK, encoded by the coding sequence GTGACGCGCTCGACACGGTGGTACCTGGGCCTCGCGCTGTGCGCCGTGAGCGCCTGCGCCGCCCCACCCGCGCCGCAAGGACCGGCGGCCTCGTCCACGCCGGCCGCCGGCAGCGCGCTGGATCGCACGACCCTGCCGATCGCGGACCCGGCATATCCCGCGAGCAGCGTCCTCGAGGCCAGCAAGGCCACGCCGCCGGCGCGGTTCGAGGTGAAGGCCCCGAAGGACGCGCCCAACGTGGTCGTGGTGCTGCTCGACGACTTCGGCTTCGGGCAGTCGAGCACGTTCGGCGGCGCCATCGAGATGCCGAACCTCGATCGCCTCGCCGGTGACGGCCTCCGGTACAACAACTTCCATGTGGCGGCGCTCTGCTCGCCGACCCGCGTCGCGCTGCAGACCGGACGCAACCACCACTCGGCCAATGCCGGCGCGGTGATGGACATCGCGACGGCGTTCCCCGGCAACACCGGCAACCGCCCGAACAGCATCACGCCGCTGGCCGAGATCCTGCGCCTGAACGGCTACAGCACCGGCGCCTTCGGCAAGTACCACGAGACGGCGCCGTGGGAGGTCAGCCCGTCCGGGCCGACCGACCGGTGGCCGACGCGCTCCGGGTTCGACAAGTTCTACGGGTTCATCGGCGGCGAGACCAACCAGTGGGCGCCGACGCTCTACGACGGCCTCACGCGCATCGAGGCGCCGGCCGATCCGAACTACCACTTCATGACCGACATGACCACCCAGGCCATCTCCTGGGTGCGCCAGCAGCAGGGCCTCACGCCGGATCGGCCGTTCTTCCTGTACTTCGCGCCGGGCGCCACGCACGCGCCGCACCACGTGCCCGCCTCGTACATCAGGAAGTACAAGGGTCGCTTCGACAAGGGCTGGGATGCCTACCGCGAGGAGACGCTGGCGCGGCAGAAGAAGCTGGGCGTCGTGCCCGAGAACACGCAACTGGCGCCCAAGCCCGCGGCCATCAAGGACTGGAATGCGCTGACGCCCGACGAGCAGCGCCTGTTCGCGCGGCAGATGGAAGTGTTCGCCGGCTTCGGCGAACAGACCGACGCGGAGATCGGGAGGCTGATCGCGGCCATCGACGAACTCGGCGAGACCGACAACACGCTGGTCGTCTACATCGTCGGCGACAACGGCGCCAGCCCCGAGGGCGGCCTCGGCGGCGTGGTCAACGAGATGGCGTTCTTCAATGCCGTGCCCGAGACGCTCGGCGAGCAGCTGAAGATGATCGACCAGCTCGGTGGGCCGAACACCTACGCACACTATGCGGCCGGCTGGGCCATCGCCGGCAACACGCCGTTCCAGTACGGCAAGCAGGTGGCGTCGACGTTCGGTGGCAACCAGAACCCGATGGTCATCAAGTGGCCGAAGCGGATCACGGACAAGGGCGGCGTGCGCTCGCAGTTCCACCACGTGATCGACATCGCCCCGACCATCCTCGAGGCGGCCGGCCTGCCGCAGCCGACGCGCGTCAACGGCATCGCGCAGCGCCCGATGGAAGGCACGAGCCTGCTGTACACGTTCGCCGACGCGAAGGCGCCGAGCACGCACACGACGCAGTACTTCGAGATCGGCGGCAACCGCGGCATCTACCACGATGGCTGGTTCGCCGGCACGGTGCATCGCGCCCCCTGGGAGCAGAAGCCGCGGGCGCCGCTGGCCGACGACAAGTGGGAGCTCTATCGCGTGACCGAGGACTTCAGCGCCTCGCGCGATCTCGCCGCGAGCAACCCGGCCAGGCTGAAGGAACTGCAGGCCCTCTTCTTGACCGAGGCCGCGAAGTATCAGGTGCTGCCCATCGACGACCGCAGCGTCGAGCGCATGGATCCGGCCGTCGCCGGCCGGCCCGACCTGATGGGTGGCCGCACGTCGCTGACGCTGTATCCGGGCGCGGTGGCGATGGCCGAGAACGCGTTCATCAACGTGAAGAACCGGTCGCACTCGATCACGGCCACCATCGACGTGGCCGGCGGCAAGGGCGACGGCGTCATCCTCGCGCAGGGAGGCCGCTTCTCGGGCTGGAGCCTGTACGTGAAGGACGGCCGCCCGATGTACGCCTACAACTGGCTGGGACGCGAGATCTACCGCGTGGCGGGCACCGAGCGACTGCCGGCCGGACCGGCGACGATCCGCTACGACTTCGCGTACGACGGCGGCGGCCGCGGCAAGGGCGGCACGGGCACGCTGACCGTCAACGGCAAGAAGGTCGGCGAAGGACGCATCGAGAAGACGATCCCGAACACGTTCTCGCCGGACGAAGGCGCGACCGTCGGCGTCGACGACGAGACGGTGGTGACCGACGACTACAAGCCGATCACCAACCGGTTCACCGGCACGCTGCGCAAGATCGTCGTCGAGGTGAAGTAG
- a CDS encoding S41 family peptidase produces the protein MRRHPSFGPALLLALLLARAGVAAAVDERTYARFPTLSDDGVLFTAEGDVWRVPLRGGDAVKVTSAPGEESHPAVSPDGTRVAYSATVDGPTEVYVMGLESGATPRRLTYEGEQALVVGWTADGDVLYATRRHSALPGVQLMRIDPESRAVAPVPLALASDGEWDLGGTFYFTRYAFQGSFTKRYEGGGAQSIWRLRPGDPEATPLTADHAGTSRAPMPWRGRVYFVSDRDGTMNVWSMRPDGTDPRQHTHHLDFDVLSPSMRNGRVVYQLGADLRVLDVTNGEDVLVPVRLPGARARDRVRTIAAPAEWISSTHLSPSGDRLVITARGQVFTAPVKKGAVTSVAREPGVRYRDARLLPDGKTLIAAADRAGEVEVWTWSVPRLHSGPAATSSAGAAAASTAAQPTFTAVTREGATTRRDVTPSPDGRFVAHQDADQQLWVHEIATGAGRLVATGTMGAFRDLRWSADGRWLAYVQPGANGMSRIWIYGVADGRAHVVTTDRFDSYSPAWSPDGAWLYFLSDRTFDSLVVSPWGPRQPEPFFDRQTRVYQLALRRDARSRFATREERAVPGRDPLAIAGPNDGRIDLEGLATRVSDVPLVPGNYASLDTDGQRLYFLSWEAGASARKSLRMMPIDDRRTLETIATGVDRFELSLDRSTLLVVKGDEHCVVPADGSIPADLPRAAVSLADWTMTVEPRAEWRQIFVDAWRQQRDGFYDRRMHGVDWAGMRERYEPLVARVTDRAELGDVIGQMVGELSALHMFVRGGDLPKAADVTFASLGAVLERDEARGGYRVTRLHVGDPDLPGERSPLALPQADVREGDVITAVDGVSVLVPDDITLLLRDAVDKDVRLRVVAGDTGLVRDVVVRPISLKREAELRYRAWELERRHRVEEASGDRIGYVHLRAMSAADMAEWQRAFYPVHGREGLVIDLRRNTGGNIDSWILSRLLRQAWFYWQPRVGAPQANMPYAYRGHIAVLVDQETASDGEAFAEGVRRLGLGVVIGTRTWGGEIWGSGGSGLLDRGIASVPDTGVFGADGNWLIEGHGVEPDVVVDNLPRATWNGADAQLDAAIAWLRDRMAAAPVPPVVVPPYPDKRAPVVSKSTSR, from the coding sequence ATGCGTCGACATCCCTCCTTCGGCCCCGCCCTCCTCCTTGCCCTGCTGCTGGCCCGGGCAGGCGTGGCCGCGGCGGTCGACGAGCGCACCTACGCCCGGTTCCCAACGCTGTCCGACGATGGGGTGCTGTTCACGGCGGAGGGGGACGTGTGGCGCGTGCCACTGCGCGGCGGCGACGCCGTCAAGGTGACCAGCGCGCCCGGCGAGGAATCGCACCCCGCCGTGTCGCCCGATGGCACGCGCGTGGCGTACTCGGCGACCGTCGACGGGCCAACTGAAGTGTACGTCATGGGCCTCGAATCCGGCGCCACCCCCCGGCGCCTGACCTACGAGGGCGAGCAGGCGCTGGTCGTCGGCTGGACGGCCGACGGCGACGTGCTCTACGCGACGCGTCGGCACTCGGCCCTGCCCGGCGTGCAGTTGATGCGCATCGACCCCGAGTCGCGGGCCGTCGCGCCCGTGCCGCTCGCCCTGGCCAGCGACGGCGAGTGGGACCTCGGCGGCACCTTCTACTTCACGCGATACGCCTTCCAGGGCAGCTTCACCAAGCGGTACGAGGGCGGCGGCGCGCAGTCCATCTGGCGCCTGCGTCCCGGCGATCCGGAAGCCACGCCGCTCACCGCCGACCACGCCGGCACGAGCCGCGCGCCGATGCCGTGGCGCGGACGCGTGTACTTCGTGAGCGACCGCGACGGCACCATGAACGTCTGGTCGATGCGCCCCGACGGCACCGACCCTCGCCAGCACACCCACCACCTCGACTTCGATGTGCTGTCGCCGTCGATGCGCAACGGCCGCGTCGTCTACCAGCTCGGCGCCGACCTGCGGGTCCTCGACGTCACCAACGGCGAGGACGTGCTCGTGCCGGTGCGCCTGCCCGGCGCCCGGGCTCGCGACCGCGTCAGGACCATCGCGGCCCCGGCCGAGTGGATCTCGTCGACGCACCTGTCGCCCAGCGGCGACCGCCTCGTCATCACGGCCCGCGGACAGGTGTTCACCGCGCCGGTGAAGAAGGGGGCCGTGACGAGCGTTGCCCGGGAGCCCGGCGTGCGCTACCGCGACGCGCGGCTGCTGCCCGACGGCAAGACGCTGATCGCCGCCGCCGACCGCGCCGGCGAGGTGGAGGTGTGGACGTGGAGCGTGCCTCGCCTCCACTCGGGACCCGCCGCGACGTCATCGGCGGGGGCCGCCGCCGCGTCCACCGCCGCCCAGCCCACGTTCACGGCCGTGACCCGCGAGGGTGCCACGACGCGACGCGACGTCACCCCGTCGCCGGACGGACGGTTCGTGGCCCACCAGGACGCCGACCAGCAGCTGTGGGTCCACGAGATTGCCACCGGTGCCGGTCGGCTGGTGGCCACGGGCACGATGGGCGCGTTCCGCGACCTGCGGTGGTCGGCCGACGGCCGCTGGCTGGCGTACGTGCAGCCCGGCGCCAACGGCATGAGCCGCATCTGGATCTACGGCGTCGCCGACGGGCGCGCGCACGTGGTCACCACCGATCGCTTCGACAGCTACAGCCCGGCGTGGAGTCCCGACGGCGCGTGGCTCTACTTCCTCTCGGACCGCACGTTCGACAGCCTGGTCGTCTCGCCCTGGGGACCGCGGCAGCCGGAGCCGTTCTTCGACCGGCAGACGCGCGTCTACCAGCTGGCGCTGCGCCGTGACGCCCGCTCGCGCTTCGCGACGCGCGAGGAGCGCGCCGTGCCCGGCCGTGATCCGCTGGCCATCGCCGGCCCGAACGACGGGCGCATCGACCTGGAGGGCCTGGCGACGCGCGTCTCGGACGTGCCGCTGGTGCCCGGCAACTACGCGAGCCTCGACACCGACGGGCAGCGCCTCTACTTCCTCTCCTGGGAGGCAGGCGCGAGCGCGCGCAAGTCGCTGCGGATGATGCCGATCGACGACCGCCGCACGCTCGAGACAATCGCGACCGGCGTCGATCGATTCGAGCTGTCGCTCGATCGCTCGACGCTGCTGGTGGTCAAGGGCGACGAGCACTGCGTGGTGCCGGCCGACGGCTCGATCCCGGCCGACCTGCCGCGCGCGGCCGTGTCGCTGGCCGACTGGACGATGACGGTCGAGCCGCGCGCCGAGTGGCGGCAGATCTTCGTCGACGCGTGGCGGCAGCAGCGGGATGGCTTCTACGATCGCCGGATGCACGGCGTCGACTGGGCGGGCATGCGCGAGCGCTACGAGCCGCTGGTGGCGCGCGTGACCGACCGCGCCGAGCTCGGCGACGTCATCGGGCAGATGGTCGGCGAACTCTCGGCCCTGCACATGTTCGTGCGTGGCGGCGACCTGCCCAAGGCCGCCGACGTGACCTTCGCGTCGCTCGGGGCCGTCCTCGAGCGCGACGAGGCCCGCGGCGGCTACCGTGTGACGCGCCTCCACGTGGGCGACCCCGATCTGCCCGGCGAGCGCAGCCCGCTCGCGCTGCCGCAGGCCGACGTCCGCGAGGGCGACGTGATCACCGCGGTGGACGGCGTCAGCGTCCTCGTGCCCGACGACATCACGTTGCTCCTGCGGGACGCGGTCGACAAGGACGTCCGCCTCCGCGTCGTCGCCGGCGACACCGGCCTGGTGCGCGACGTGGTGGTACGCCCGATCTCCCTCAAGCGCGAGGCCGAACTCCGCTATCGCGCCTGGGAGCTCGAGCGTCGCCATCGCGTCGAGGAGGCGTCAGGCGACCGCATCGGGTACGTGCACCTGCGCGCGATGAGCGCGGCCGACATGGCCGAGTGGCAGCGGGCGTTCTACCCGGTGCACGGCCGCGAGGGACTCGTGATCGACCTGCGACGCAACACGGGGGGCAACATCGACAGCTGGATCCTGTCGCGATTGCTGCGACAGGCGTGGTTCTACTGGCAGCCGCGGGTCGGCGCGCCCCAGGCCAACATGCCGTATGCGTACCGGGGGCACATCGCGGTGCTGGTGGATCAGGAGACCGCCTCCGATGGCGAGGCCTTCGCCGAGGGCGTGCGTCGACTCGGGCTGGGCGTGGTGATCGGCACGCGCACCTGGGGCGGCGAGATCTGGGGCTCCGGTGGCAGCGGCCTGCTCGATCGCGGCATCGCGTCGGTGCCCGACACCGGCGTGTTCGGCGCCGACGGCAACTGGCTGATCGAGGGGCACGGCGTCGAACCGGACGTGGTCGTCGACAACCTGCCGCGGGCGACGTGGAACGGCGCGGATGCGCAGCTCGACGCCGCCATCGCCTGGCTGCGCGATCGCATGGCCGCCGCGCCGGTGCCACCGGTGGTCGTGCCGCCGTATCCCGACAAGCGCGCGCCGGTGGTGTCGAAGAGCACGTCACGTTGA